In the Marinomonas algicola genome, one interval contains:
- a CDS encoding lipopolysaccharide biosynthesis protein, protein MFNLLLKSHGLSAKIQINKSSAVVQQGYYAVGLMITKVISFFLLPYLASQLGLIEFARLETLLAIINGATIVVSLGMVNILYRKVGKSRSKAASHRIAAQLAGNAILIALFITLLGVITTPIHHPIISSIVHVSVIELWLCIALISTEGILGVSLAWLRMKEQAALFFQMMMMRALLYTAFVFIFLTHDLGLTWILVASLLAVLYQVFHLIYFQRKDTGLLFSLSSLRKTAFYGWPFVISGLAMYATQGMEVVLLAQKINPELLSSYVIAIKFFLIAALINQPFLLWWYPKRMQVIHQEKGSIKAGVGATLGVFIACFSSVIIWLWAPILIDFLFEDGIAPAKSFLPWLLIAGVLKQWGALYNLGCFSSENNRNQMYIELCTGGGCLVAFPIAIHFAGIYGALGVFILSQAGRLLAYWVISQRQYYVIYPIRLLLTGCVICLSAITLGLLGTRYLAEWHSLAPFILSLLLSAILVFGLVVLGRIGHAITQ, encoded by the coding sequence TTTTTTCTGCTACCTTATCTTGCTAGTCAATTGGGGTTAATCGAGTTTGCTCGCTTAGAAACACTATTAGCGATCATTAATGGCGCAACCATTGTCGTCAGCTTAGGTATGGTCAATATACTGTACCGTAAAGTTGGCAAGTCAAGATCCAAAGCCGCTAGCCATCGTATTGCGGCTCAGTTAGCAGGCAATGCCATCCTAATCGCCTTATTCATTACACTACTGGGAGTGATCACCACACCGATTCACCACCCAATTATCTCTTCTATCGTTCATGTCAGCGTCATTGAACTCTGGCTTTGTATTGCTCTGATCAGCACCGAAGGTATTTTAGGTGTTAGCTTAGCGTGGCTGAGAATGAAAGAACAAGCGGCTTTGTTCTTTCAAATGATGATGATGCGCGCGTTGCTCTACACGGCGTTTGTTTTTATATTTTTAACCCATGACTTAGGACTTACTTGGATTTTAGTCGCCTCACTTTTAGCGGTGCTTTATCAAGTCTTTCACCTCATCTATTTCCAACGCAAAGACACGGGGTTACTCTTTTCACTGTCTTCCCTGAGAAAAACAGCTTTCTACGGATGGCCATTTGTGATCAGTGGCCTTGCTATGTACGCCACTCAAGGTATGGAAGTGGTATTGCTCGCTCAAAAAATCAACCCAGAGCTGCTTTCTTCTTATGTCATCGCCATTAAGTTTTTCCTCATTGCCGCTTTAATAAATCAGCCTTTTTTACTTTGGTGGTACCCAAAGCGTATGCAGGTTATCCACCAAGAGAAAGGATCAATAAAAGCAGGTGTTGGGGCTACTTTAGGGGTCTTTATCGCGTGTTTTTCGAGTGTCATTATTTGGCTTTGGGCACCTATTCTTATCGACTTCTTATTTGAAGACGGCATTGCACCCGCAAAGTCCTTTTTACCCTGGTTACTGATTGCAGGCGTATTAAAACAGTGGGGAGCACTTTATAACCTTGGCTGCTTTAGTAGTGAAAATAACCGTAACCAGATGTACATTGAGCTATGCACGGGTGGGGGATGCCTGGTCGCATTTCCTATTGCGATTCACTTTGCTGGTATCTATGGGGCACTGGGGGTTTTTATTCTAAGCCAAGCTGGCCGCCTGCTCGCTTATTGGGTGATCAGTCAGCGACAGTATTATGTAATCTACCCTATACGACTACTATTAACCGGCTGCGTTATCTGTCTTAGTGCCATTACACTGGGTTTATTAGGTACTCGTTACTTAGCTGAGTGGCACAGTTTGGCGCCCTTTATCCTCAGTCTACTACTCAGTGCAATACTGGTTTTTGGGTTGGTTGTATTAGGGAGGATCGGTCATGCTATTACACAATAA
- a CDS encoding O-antigen ligase family protein: protein MLLHNKSKSTSILLPIILTLFLAGIWWLAPHPLLILPLAFLPIAAWFALNNAIWICMGFILFSFFRIHEAFPVLYSLKIPQLLALGTLAVTAWHMYLTKKITPFWNSHLTGFAIFFCLVTFGLLFASNRGEAISAWTGNFVKIALMVLIIAWLPKSKKDFAICNWSILLTGIVIAIVALNNKINGIGLVEGTRVTIGRNIGSMLGDPNDLALVLLFPTSFALALLFAPSSNKLPKFLALCGYLIIVSAIIATQSRGGLLGIMAVTGVFAWQKVKNKVLLISMGVMVAGLLLALAGISDRASGGAEEAGIDASAMGRIYAWQAAWNMAVSNPLTGVGLSNFYVNYYFYSPHWDGKNHAVHSTWLGVLAETGFVGFIAFTTMVIRTLINNIMQVRLINQLTRIVEHSTSLAPAYVASAQATLAGIVGVMVSGTFLTQGFTWPIYILFALSMAVTNTLSPILQTLEQEQQKYSRKTLYSQKKTKP, encoded by the coding sequence ATGCTATTACACAATAAATCAAAATCGACATCTATCTTATTGCCCATTATCTTGACTTTATTTTTAGCTGGCATTTGGTGGCTTGCGCCCCATCCCTTACTCATTTTACCCTTAGCCTTTTTACCCATAGCCGCTTGGTTTGCGCTCAATAATGCCATCTGGATTTGCATGGGCTTTATTCTCTTTTCTTTTTTCCGAATCCATGAAGCTTTCCCAGTACTTTATTCTCTTAAAATTCCACAGCTATTAGCTTTAGGAACCTTAGCCGTAACCGCTTGGCATATGTATTTAACAAAAAAAATAACGCCTTTTTGGAACAGTCATTTAACCGGGTTCGCTATTTTCTTTTGTTTAGTCACTTTTGGATTACTATTTGCCAGTAACCGAGGTGAGGCCATAAGCGCATGGACAGGGAATTTTGTCAAAATCGCTCTCATGGTACTCATTATCGCGTGGCTGCCAAAAAGCAAGAAAGATTTCGCTATTTGCAATTGGAGTATTTTACTGACTGGCATCGTCATCGCTATTGTGGCTTTAAACAACAAAATAAACGGCATTGGTTTAGTAGAAGGCACACGTGTGACAATTGGACGCAATATAGGCTCCATGTTAGGAGACCCAAATGATTTGGCTTTAGTTTTACTCTTTCCTACTAGCTTCGCTTTGGCTTTACTCTTTGCACCTTCTAGCAATAAACTCCCCAAGTTTCTCGCTTTATGCGGCTACCTAATCATAGTCTCAGCTATTATTGCCACTCAAAGTCGCGGTGGCTTATTAGGAATTATGGCGGTTACTGGGGTATTTGCTTGGCAAAAAGTCAAAAACAAAGTCTTATTAATCAGTATGGGGGTGATGGTAGCAGGGTTATTGCTGGCGCTGGCCGGTATTTCAGATCGTGCATCTGGCGGTGCAGAAGAAGCGGGTATCGATGCCTCTGCGATGGGGAGGATTTATGCTTGGCAAGCCGCATGGAATATGGCGGTATCTAATCCATTAACCGGTGTAGGGTTGAGCAATTTCTATGTTAACTATTATTTTTACAGTCCACATTGGGATGGAAAAAACCACGCAGTACACAGCACTTGGCTCGGTGTGTTAGCTGAAACGGGGTTTGTTGGATTTATCGCGTTTACCACCATGGTTATTCGAACGTTAATCAATAACATAATGCAGGTCCGTTTAATTAATCAACTCACACGGATTGTAGAGCATAGCACCTCTCTCGCCCCGGCTTATGTCGCCAGTGCTCAAGCGACATTAGCGGGCATTGTTGGCGTCATGGTATCAGGGACTTTCTTGACCCAGGGTTTTACTTGGCCTATTTATATCCTATTTGCATTAAGCATGGCGGTTACCAACACTCTCTCTCCCATTTTGCAAACACTCGAGCAAGAGCAACAAAAATACTCGCGTAAAACACTTTATAGCCAGAAAAAAACAAAACCATAA
- a CDS encoding acyltransferase, with protein MQNVKYWIKNSPTPIAKLVRQSYQPVKQLELPVIPIATKLIYQLHKVSHILFTSLFRRMYWTPLFKSQIKGGKGLYLYSGMPQLLGNVSITVGKGCRWSGISTVSGRCNNQDRPCLTIGENVDIGWQTSIAVGTSVTLDNNVRMAGRAFLAGYPGHPINPYDRAKGLPDEDHQVGAIHLKENVWLGTGVSIIGGVTVGENSIIGAGSVVTHNIPANVVAAGVPAKVIRKLNPNELRIHSEDNIDTLA; from the coding sequence ATGCAAAACGTCAAATATTGGATAAAAAATAGCCCAACCCCAATAGCGAAACTCGTAAGGCAGAGCTACCAACCAGTCAAACAGTTGGAACTGCCTGTCATCCCTATTGCGACAAAACTAATTTATCAGCTCCACAAAGTCAGCCATATTTTATTCACCAGCCTGTTTCGACGCATGTATTGGACACCTCTCTTTAAAAGCCAAATTAAAGGCGGCAAAGGCTTATATTTATATTCAGGTATGCCCCAATTGTTGGGTAACGTATCTATTACCGTTGGTAAAGGGTGCCGCTGGTCTGGTATCAGTACGGTTTCTGGACGTTGTAACAACCAAGATCGTCCTTGCTTAACTATTGGAGAGAATGTCGACATAGGTTGGCAAACAAGCATCGCTGTTGGCACGAGTGTCACCTTAGATAACAATGTTCGCATGGCTGGGAGGGCTTTTTTAGCGGGTTACCCAGGTCACCCTATTAACCCTTATGATCGTGCCAAAGGATTACCAGATGAAGACCATCAAGTGGGGGCAATTCACCTAAAAGAGAATGTTTGGCTGGGTACGGGCGTTTCTATTATTGGTGGCGTAACCGTTGGGGAAAACAGCATCATTGGCGCTGGTAGTGTGGTGACTCATAACATTCCTGCGAATGTTGTGGCGGCTGGCGTCCCAGCAAAAGTCATCAGAAAGCTTAACCCGAATGAGTTACGTATTCACTCAGAAGACAACATTGATACCTTAGCTTAG